AGCTTTATAATAATAAGATCTCCAAACTTGGACATGATGGCTTTTTTGTAAGTGAATGTGAGAATGTAGAGATTTGGAACAATAAAATAGTCTGCAGGACTAATAGTGGAGTTAGAGCTTGGAATTCCAATAATGTAAAAATCCATGATAACGTAATTGATTCTTTATACTATCGGTGCACAGGTGGGCCTGGCATTCAGATTGAAAAGGGCGGAGCGGGTTCCGGTACCATGGATAAGATCGAGATCTATGGGAATACATTGCATGATACATATGGGCCTGGAATCTGGCTTTTCAATTATGACACCTCTGCTGCCACTAAAGAAAAGGGGAAAAACGTCCATATTCATCACAATATATTTTATAATACAGGCACTAATACTGGAATTACCTGGACAGGCGGCATTGTGGCTAGCGGATTCCACGACACTCTAATCGAAAATAACGTCTTTGATGGCGCATACCATGCTGCTATTGTTCACATGTATCCAGAAGCTTATTCTCCAAGTTATTCAACAAAGCCTGGGTATACTACTATTGTCCGCAATAATATAATTGTAAATACCCGGCCGCGTATAAAGAGCCCGAGTGGAACAGGATACGCTGTGGCTAATTATCTCACCAAAAATCACAAATTCGTGCTGGAGAATAACTGTCTTTACGGTAACTCAGGGGGCAATTATAAAAACTGCGCATCGAAATCTGATATCTATGTAAACCCTCTTTTTGTGAACCAGAAAAAACATGATTATCACCTCCAGTCAACGGCAGGCCGCTGGAATGGAAAAACCTGGGTTAAGGATAAAGTGACTTCTCCATGTATTGATGCCGGACATGTTTCTTCGGACTACTCTAAAGAACCTGAGAACAATGGAAACAGGATCAATATAGGAAGATATGGAAACACAATTTATGCATCTCTCTCACCGGCTTCACGAGTAAAGACAGTACAATCTCCATTTATGGAATTAACTTCCGAAGATGCAAATGAGGTCGAAGAATATCCAAATTTTACAACAGAAACATTTGACACAGATGGGAGTAATTTCACACACTCAGAAATAGGTCCTTTTGTTGATACTGGACAGAGTCCGATTATTGAATCTATTCCAGAAACTGTGGTTAAGATTGGAGAAAATTTGAACTTTACAGTGAAAGCTTCTGGCATGAATGGAAACAATCTTACATTCTCATCACCAGACCTTCCTGAAGGTGCAGAATTTGATGAGACCGGGTTCTTTAGCTGGACGCCTGAAGACGGACAGGAAGGAGTCCATATCATACCTTTTGAGGTGAGTGATGGTCTGTTTAGTGATTCTAAGGTTGCAGTAATAATTGTAGAGAAGGCAAATGAAGAAGAGATAATTGGAGAAACAAATGAAGGGGAGATAATTGGAGAAGCAAATGGAGAGAAAATAATTGGAGAAGTAATTGAAGATGAAATAATTGAAGAGGAAACAACTGAAGAGATAAGTGAAGAGGTAAATAAAGAAGTAAACAAAGAAGAAATTGAAGAGGAAGAAAATGAAGGAGCCATTCCTTTAAACCTCTCTGGCACAATATACGAAGCTATCTTTACGGAGTTCCTCCTAAAGGATTAAATTTGAGTAATTTGCCTCTTGTATTAGAGGAGCGAGTAATGAGTTGATTGTAGGAGTGAGTAATGAGTTGATTGTAGGAGTGAGTAATAAGTTCGGTAATTTCATGAGGTTGAAAAATCGCGACTGATAATAAAAATCGGTTCTAAATAGAACGCATGAACTTTGGGTAAAGGCCAATAATATATTCTAACAACAAGATAGTATGAAACAGCAGGACTCTGGAGTGATATGATCTGACAGTGTACTTATAAGTGATCGTGTACTTATAAGTCCTGTATTGCATATAGACTAAAGCTTGCTTCCATGCTACTTGTCTATTTTCCAGCGCCTTTTCCCTGCTTTTCTTTATTCTGCTAGAATTGTAATTATATTTTCTGATTTTGACTAATAGAGTATTTTCTAAAAGCGTATTATAATGAAATTGTTCTTTAATCATTATTTATAAAAAAATGCTATTTTTTGCCAGAGCTGAATATAAATATTATTGGAAGTGGAAGCCAGGTTCTTACTTTGGTGAATCCTTTTCACTACAAATTTAATAAGCAGCTTTTAATCCGGTTTTTCCTCTCTTCAATTATTTGTTAACTTTTTCTTAATATTTGAACTACAGTTAAAAAATTAAAAGACTTGAACAATATTTTTATAATAGAATGCTCTAAATTACAGTGTAGACAATAGAAATTTAATTAGAAGCTTAATAATCAATTTATTCATCATGTTTTCGCGGGGGGAATTCATGTGAATTGGAATGATTGGCTTGAAAAAGGGGAGATTTATCCTGAACCCTTTGCTTGTCTGATTTGATTGGATTCGATAGCTTTGGGATGAATAATTCCCCAGAAAGTATTCTATAGCCTTAAATCTCGGAGAGTGGATGCCATTTGAAAAATCTTGCCCAATTTATTAGAAACAGGCTACTAAATTTAAGCAAATTTTTGCTAAATAGTAGAAAAATTTGTAGAGATATTACCACGTCACTATACAAATATATGTATAATAGAAATAATAATGCCCTTAATCATAACCAGGCACGGTTAATTTCTTCAATAAACAAAGGACTTGGAATTTTTTTCCTGGTAGGTTGCCTTATTCTTGCAAGCGTTCCTACTGTTTTATGCAGGACTACAGCGCCTATTGTCTACGTTGCCGGAGATGGGAGTGG
This region of Methanosarcina flavescens genomic DNA includes:
- a CDS encoding right-handed parallel beta-helix repeat-containing protein, translating into MLIKRLGIFLLVSCLIFANAPIASCRSAPPIVYVSGNGSGDFNCDGKDDHVQINQALKFVASNPKYTTVHLKGPFTYVINDTLLIGSNTILQGDSTAVIKLANNAGWKSMKPLIKQMNSAGNSNIVVRGFEVDVNHDGNLKVAKGKGYYNVMYFTHCNNIKVYNMYMHDGHGDGVRIKYGKNIQLYNNKISKLGHDGFFVSECENVEIWNNKIVCRTNSGVRAWNSNNVKIHDNVIDSLYYRCTGGPGIQIEKGGAGSGTMDKIEIYGNTLHDTYGPGIWLFNYDTSAATKEKGKNVHIHHNIFYNTGTNTGITWTGGIVASGFHDTLIENNVFDGAYHAAIVHMYPEAYSPSYSTKPGYTTIVRNNIIVNTRPRIKSPSGTGYAVANYLTKNHKFVLENNCLYGNSGGNYKNCASKSDIYVNPLFVNQKKHDYHLQSTAGRWNGKTWVKDKVTSPCIDAGHVSSDYSKEPENNGNRINIGRYGNTIYASLSPASRVKTVQSPFMELTSEDANEVEEYPNFTTETFDTDGSNFTHSEIGPFVDTGQSPIIESIPETVVKIGENLNFTVKASGMNGNNLTFSSPDLPEGAEFDETGFFSWTPEDGQEGVHIIPFEVSDGLFSDSKVAVIIVEKANEEEIIGETNEGEIIGEANGEKIIGEVIEDEIIEEETTEEISEEVNKEVNKEEIEEEENEGAIPLNLSGTIYEAIFTEFLLKD